The Zygosaccharomyces rouxii strain CBS732 chromosome A complete sequence genome window below encodes:
- a CDS encoding uncharacterized protein (weakly similar to uniprot|Q12305 Saccharomyces cerevisiae YOR285W Hypothetical ORF) yields MTHKIYEYEHIKFLSQNPNSRVVLIDVREPEEFQETNIPTSINVSYRSYPNGLAMDSETFFNTFKTRKPEYDKELVLLCASGRRASEALKVALEAGYSEVSLYPGSMKDWTYREKGGSTTLACPI; encoded by the coding sequence ATGACCCATAAGATATATGAATACGAGCATATCAAATTCTTATCACAAAATCCCAACTCTCGAGTAGTTCTCATCGATGTGAGGGAAcctgaagaatttcaagagaCCAACATCCCTACGTCGATCAATGTTTCCTACAGATCCTACCCAAATGGATTGGCGATGGATTCTGAGACTTTCTTCAACACTTTCAAAACTAGAAAGCCTGAATATGACAAGGAATTGGTTCTTTTATGTGCATCAGGCAGAAGAGCCTCTGAAGCCTTGAAAGTTGCCTTGGAGGCTGGATATAGTGAAGTATCTCTGTACCCAGGATCTATGAAAGATTGGACATATAGAGAGAAGGGTG